The genome window GTCGAACCGGGTGATGGCGACGGATCACCGGCCGTCAGAGAGCGCTCGTCCCCCGAACTGACACCTCTCCGGTGGCGTCGGCACGTCTGCCCTCGTGCGAGAGGAAACCCCGGCGGGTACGCCCAGGCGGACGTCAGTGATTGGGAAATCGGTCACTTCGCAGCTTTTTCGACGGTGTAGCGCTTCAGTGCGGGTATGAGCGATAGCGACGCAGGCGACGACGAAGGGATCGACAAGGAGGCCCTGCGCGAGGAACTCCGCGAGAAGTACGAGCGCGACGAGCGCGAGCGTGAGGCCACCCAGCGGATGAGCGACCTCCTGCTCAAAGGGGCCACGATGACCAACGCCCACTGTGGGACCTGCGGGGATCCGTTGTTCCAGCAGAACGGGACGACGTTCTGTCCGGGCTGTCACGGTGGCCCGGAGGCCGTCGAGGGAACGGGGCTCGAGGACGCCACTGACGATGGAGCGAGCGATCAGGGGACGCCCGACGCCGGGAAGCCCGGAACCGACGCCGAGCCGTCTCTCGCCGACGAGCCCGCGCCGTCGCCCGACCGCCCGTCCGAGGACGGACCCACCGGCCCCGTCGACCGACGACAGCGTGCACCCGACCCCGACTCTGACGCCACGGCCGACGTCGAACGGGTCAGTTCAACCGGCTCCAGTCCAACGAGAAACGACCGGCAGCCGGTCCGACCGAAACCGCGTGCGGCCTCGACCAGCGAGTTCGAGACGGCCCGCGACTCCCTCCAGCGAGCCCTCGAGAAGTTCGCCGCCGAGGCGGCCAGCACGGACGACCCACGCTACGCCAGGGAGTGTCTCGAGGCCGCCCGCGAGGCGAGCGAGACGCTAAGTACGCTTCGATAAGGGACGACACGGGCCGTTCGAGCGGTGTCGTCCGACTCAGTCGAGAAACCGCGACTGGATGTCGCCGCTTGGCATCATACACTGGTCTTTCTTCCCGAACAGGCGGTAACGGTTCGCCGCGACGAGGTCGTATCCCCAGTCACGCACCCGTCGTGGGAGGTAGCGCAACGGTCGTCCAAG of Natrarchaeobaculum sulfurireducens contains these proteins:
- a CDS encoding Sjogren's syndrome/scleroderma autoantigen 1 family protein, which produces MSDSDAGDDEGIDKEALREELREKYERDEREREATQRMSDLLLKGATMTNAHCGTCGDPLFQQNGTTFCPGCHGGPEAVEGTGLEDATDDGASDQGTPDAGKPGTDAEPSLADEPAPSPDRPSEDGPTGPVDRRQRAPDPDSDATADVERVSSTGSSPTRNDRQPVRPKPRAASTSEFETARDSLQRALEKFAAEAASTDDPRYARECLEAAREASETLSTLR